A single region of the Oxyura jamaicensis isolate SHBP4307 breed ruddy duck chromosome 6, BPBGC_Ojam_1.0, whole genome shotgun sequence genome encodes:
- the HNRNPH3 gene encoding heterogeneous nuclear ribonucleoprotein H3 isoform X1 has translation MDWTGKHNGPNDTTNDGTVVRLRGLPFGCSKEEIVQFFQGLEIVPNGITLTLDYQGRSTGEAFVQFASKEIAENALGKHKERIGHRYIEIFKSSKSEIRGFCDLPRRMMGQQRPGPYDRPLGGRGGYYGAGRGSMYDRMRRGGGGYDGGYGGFDDYGGYNNYGYGNDGYDDRMRDGRGMGGHGYGGAGDAGSGFHGGGHFVHMRGLPFRATENDIANFFSPLNPIRVHIDIGADGRATGEADVEFVTHEDAVAAMSKDKNHMQHRYIELFLNSTAGGGSGMGGYGRDGMDQGYGSVGRMGMGSNYSGGYGTPDGLGGYSRGSGNSGGYYGQGSMGGGGWRGMY, from the exons atggactGGACCGGAAAACACAACGGGCCAAATGATACAACTAACGATGGAACAGTGGTACGACTTCGAGGCCTGCCATTTGGATGCAGCAAAGAAGAGATTGTTCAGTTTTTCCAAG GGTTGGAAATCGTGCCAAATGGGATAACATTGACGCTGGACTACCAGGGGAGAAGCACAGGGGAGGCCTTCGTGCAGTTTGCTTCAAAGGAGATAGCAGAAAATGCTCTGGGGAAACACAAGGAAAGAATAGGGCACAG ATATATTGAAATCTTCAAAAGTAGTAAGAGTGAAATCAGAGGATTCTGTGACCTGCCAAGAAGAATGATGGGACAACAGCGACCTGGACCATATGATAGACCATTAGGAGGAAGAGGGGGTTATTATGGAGCTGGGCGTGGAAGTATGTATGACAGAATGCGTCGAGGAGGTGGTGGATATGACGGTG GGTATGGTGGCTTTGATGATTATGGTGGCTATAATAACTATGGCTACGGAAATGATGGCTATGATGACAGAATGAGAGATGGGAGAG GCATGGGAGGACATGGCTATGGTGGAGCTGGAGATGCAGGTTCAGGTTTCCATGGTGGTGGTCATTTTGTTCACATGAGAGGACTGCCTTTTCGAGCAACAGAAAATGACATTGCTAAT TTTTTCTCGCCATTGAATCCTATAAGAGTTCACATCGATATTGGGGCAGATGGACGAGCCACAGGAGAGGCAGATGTGGAATTTGTAACACATGAGGATGCAGTAGCTGCTATGTCAAAGGATAAGAATCACATGC AACATCGATATATTGAACTATTCCTGAATTCAACTGCTGGAGGTGGTTCTGGAATGGGAGGCTATGGCAGAGATGGCATGG atcaAGGTTACGGCTCTGTTGGTAGAATGGGCATGGGTAGCAATTACAGTGGCGGGTACGGAACTCCTGATGGCTTGGGTGGTTACA GTCGTGGCAGTGGAAATAGTGGAGGATACTATGGGCAAGGCAGTATGGGTGGAGGAGGATGGCGTGGAATGTATTGA
- the HNRNPH3 gene encoding heterogeneous nuclear ribonucleoprotein H3 isoform X4 translates to MQQRRDCSVFPRYIEIFKSSKSEIRGFCDLPRRMMGQQRPGPYDRPLGGRGGYYGAGRGSMYDRMRRGGGGYDGGYGGFDDYGGYNNYGYGNDGYDDRMRDGRGMGGHGYGGAGDAGSGFHGGGHFVHMRGLPFRATENDIANFFSPLNPIRVHIDIGADGRATGEADVEFVTHEDAVAAMSKDKNHMQHRYIELFLNSTAGGGSGMGGYGRDGMDQGYGSVGRMGMGSNYSGGYGTPDGLGGYSRGSGNSGGYYGQGSMGGGGWRGMY, encoded by the exons ATGCAGCAAAGAAGAGATTGTTCAGTTTTTCCAAG ATATATTGAAATCTTCAAAAGTAGTAAGAGTGAAATCAGAGGATTCTGTGACCTGCCAAGAAGAATGATGGGACAACAGCGACCTGGACCATATGATAGACCATTAGGAGGAAGAGGGGGTTATTATGGAGCTGGGCGTGGAAGTATGTATGACAGAATGCGTCGAGGAGGTGGTGGATATGACGGTG GGTATGGTGGCTTTGATGATTATGGTGGCTATAATAACTATGGCTACGGAAATGATGGCTATGATGACAGAATGAGAGATGGGAGAG GCATGGGAGGACATGGCTATGGTGGAGCTGGAGATGCAGGTTCAGGTTTCCATGGTGGTGGTCATTTTGTTCACATGAGAGGACTGCCTTTTCGAGCAACAGAAAATGACATTGCTAAT TTTTTCTCGCCATTGAATCCTATAAGAGTTCACATCGATATTGGGGCAGATGGACGAGCCACAGGAGAGGCAGATGTGGAATTTGTAACACATGAGGATGCAGTAGCTGCTATGTCAAAGGATAAGAATCACATGC AACATCGATATATTGAACTATTCCTGAATTCAACTGCTGGAGGTGGTTCTGGAATGGGAGGCTATGGCAGAGATGGCATGG atcaAGGTTACGGCTCTGTTGGTAGAATGGGCATGGGTAGCAATTACAGTGGCGGGTACGGAACTCCTGATGGCTTGGGTGGTTACA GTCGTGGCAGTGGAAATAGTGGAGGATACTATGGGCAAGGCAGTATGGGTGGAGGAGGATGGCGTGGAATGTATTGA
- the HNRNPH3 gene encoding heterogeneous nuclear ribonucleoprotein H3 isoform X2 — protein sequence MDWTGKHNGPNDTTNDGTVVRLRGLPFGCSKEEIVQFFQGLEIVPNGITLTLDYQGRSTGEAFVQFASKEIAENALGKHKERIGHRYIEIFKSSKSEIRGFCDLPRRMMGQQRPGPYDRPLGGRGGYYGAGRGRYGGFDDYGGYNNYGYGNDGYDDRMRDGRGMGGHGYGGAGDAGSGFHGGGHFVHMRGLPFRATENDIANFFSPLNPIRVHIDIGADGRATGEADVEFVTHEDAVAAMSKDKNHMQHRYIELFLNSTAGGGSGMGGYGRDGMDQGYGSVGRMGMGSNYSGGYGTPDGLGGYSRGSGNSGGYYGQGSMGGGGWRGMY from the exons atggactGGACCGGAAAACACAACGGGCCAAATGATACAACTAACGATGGAACAGTGGTACGACTTCGAGGCCTGCCATTTGGATGCAGCAAAGAAGAGATTGTTCAGTTTTTCCAAG GGTTGGAAATCGTGCCAAATGGGATAACATTGACGCTGGACTACCAGGGGAGAAGCACAGGGGAGGCCTTCGTGCAGTTTGCTTCAAAGGAGATAGCAGAAAATGCTCTGGGGAAACACAAGGAAAGAATAGGGCACAG ATATATTGAAATCTTCAAAAGTAGTAAGAGTGAAATCAGAGGATTCTGTGACCTGCCAAGAAGAATGATGGGACAACAGCGACCTGGACCATATGATAGACCATTAGGAGGAAGAGGGGGTTATTATGGAGCTGGGCGTGGAA GGTATGGTGGCTTTGATGATTATGGTGGCTATAATAACTATGGCTACGGAAATGATGGCTATGATGACAGAATGAGAGATGGGAGAG GCATGGGAGGACATGGCTATGGTGGAGCTGGAGATGCAGGTTCAGGTTTCCATGGTGGTGGTCATTTTGTTCACATGAGAGGACTGCCTTTTCGAGCAACAGAAAATGACATTGCTAAT TTTTTCTCGCCATTGAATCCTATAAGAGTTCACATCGATATTGGGGCAGATGGACGAGCCACAGGAGAGGCAGATGTGGAATTTGTAACACATGAGGATGCAGTAGCTGCTATGTCAAAGGATAAGAATCACATGC AACATCGATATATTGAACTATTCCTGAATTCAACTGCTGGAGGTGGTTCTGGAATGGGAGGCTATGGCAGAGATGGCATGG atcaAGGTTACGGCTCTGTTGGTAGAATGGGCATGGGTAGCAATTACAGTGGCGGGTACGGAACTCCTGATGGCTTGGGTGGTTACA GTCGTGGCAGTGGAAATAGTGGAGGATACTATGGGCAAGGCAGTATGGGTGGAGGAGGATGGCGTGGAATGTATTGA
- the HNRNPH3 gene encoding heterogeneous nuclear ribonucleoprotein H3 isoform X3 produces MDWTGKHNGPNDTTNDGTVVRLRGLPFGCSKEEIVQFFQGLEIVPNGITLTLDYQGRSTGEAFVQFASKEIAENALGKHKERIGHRYIEIFKSSKSEIRGFCDLPRRMMGQQRPGPYDRPLGGRGGYYGAGRGSMYDRMRRGGGGYDGGYGGFDDYGGYNNYGYGNDGYDDRMRDGRGMGGHGYGGAGDAGSGFHGGGHFVHMRGLPFRATENDIANFFSPLNPIRVHIDIGADGRATGEADVEFVTHEDAVAAMSKDKNHMQHRYIELFLNSTAGGGSGMGGYGRDGMDQGYGSVGRMGMGSNYSGGYGTPDGLGGYSMYT; encoded by the exons atggactGGACCGGAAAACACAACGGGCCAAATGATACAACTAACGATGGAACAGTGGTACGACTTCGAGGCCTGCCATTTGGATGCAGCAAAGAAGAGATTGTTCAGTTTTTCCAAG GGTTGGAAATCGTGCCAAATGGGATAACATTGACGCTGGACTACCAGGGGAGAAGCACAGGGGAGGCCTTCGTGCAGTTTGCTTCAAAGGAGATAGCAGAAAATGCTCTGGGGAAACACAAGGAAAGAATAGGGCACAG ATATATTGAAATCTTCAAAAGTAGTAAGAGTGAAATCAGAGGATTCTGTGACCTGCCAAGAAGAATGATGGGACAACAGCGACCTGGACCATATGATAGACCATTAGGAGGAAGAGGGGGTTATTATGGAGCTGGGCGTGGAAGTATGTATGACAGAATGCGTCGAGGAGGTGGTGGATATGACGGTG GGTATGGTGGCTTTGATGATTATGGTGGCTATAATAACTATGGCTACGGAAATGATGGCTATGATGACAGAATGAGAGATGGGAGAG GCATGGGAGGACATGGCTATGGTGGAGCTGGAGATGCAGGTTCAGGTTTCCATGGTGGTGGTCATTTTGTTCACATGAGAGGACTGCCTTTTCGAGCAACAGAAAATGACATTGCTAAT TTTTTCTCGCCATTGAATCCTATAAGAGTTCACATCGATATTGGGGCAGATGGACGAGCCACAGGAGAGGCAGATGTGGAATTTGTAACACATGAGGATGCAGTAGCTGCTATGTCAAAGGATAAGAATCACATGC AACATCGATATATTGAACTATTCCTGAATTCAACTGCTGGAGGTGGTTCTGGAATGGGAGGCTATGGCAGAGATGGCATGG atcaAGGTTACGGCTCTGTTGGTAGAATGGGCATGGGTAGCAATTACAGTGGCGGGTACGGAACTCCTGATGGCTTGGGTGGTTACA gtatGTATACGTGA
- the PBLD gene encoding phenazine biosynthesis-like domain-containing protein isoform X2 — translation MQISIFTVDAFTNRPFCGNPAAVCLLENHLDEGLHQKIATEMNLSETAFIRKLNPADDFTKSSCFGLRWFTPANEVPLCGHATLASAAVLFHIQKNTNSVLTFVTLSGELKTRREKDRIVLDLPLYSTYPQALEEVGELIKAAVGDMIVQDLRYSPDTKKLLARLSDAYERSVLEKLQVNAQQFLSAEKTGKVKGLILTLKGNSSGKDKGHDFYSRYFAPWYGILEDPVTGSAHAVLSSYWSEQLGKTEMLAFQCSRRGGELKISLRNDGRVEIAGQFAIVLQGNLTL, via the exons ATGCAGATTTCTATTTTTACGGTTGATGCTTTTACAAACAGGCCCTTTTGTGGAAACCCTGCAGCAGTTTGTCTGCTCgaaaat CACTTGGATGAAGGCTTGCACCAGAAAATTGCAACAGAAATGAATCTTTCTGAAACTGCCTTCATCAGAAAACTGAACCCTGCAGATGACTTTACCAAAA gttcCTGCTTTGGACTCAGATGGTTCACTCCAGCCAATGAAGTTCCTCTGTGTGGTCATGCTACACTTGCctcagctgctgttttgtttcacatACAAA AAAACACAAATTCAGTTCTTACTTTTGTCACTCTGAGTGGGGAATTAAAAACGAGACGAGAGAAAGATCGTATTGTCCTGGACTTACCACTTTACTCAACCTACCCACAG gcACTTGAGGAAGTAGGAGAGTTAATAAAG GCAGCTGTTGGTGACATGATCGTTCAAGATCTCCGTTATTCTCCTGACACAAAGAAGCTCCTGGCCCGCCTCAGTGATGCTTATGAAAG GTCTGTGTTGGAAAAACTGCAAGTGAACGCACAACAATTTCTATCAGCTGAAAAGACTGGAAAGGTGAAAGGACTCATACTCACTCTTAAGGGAAACTCCAGTGGAAAAGATAAAGGCCATGATTTTTACTCCAGATACTTTGCACCTTGGTATGGAATACTGGAAGACCCTGTTACAG GATCTGCCCATGCTGTTTTAAGCAGCTACTGgtcagagcagctggggaagacAGAAATGCTTG CTTTTCAATGTTCTCGCCGTGGAGGAGAGTTGAAGATTTCACTGCGTAATGATGGAAGAGTTGAAATTGCGGGGCAATTTGCTATTGTGTTGCAAGGAAACTTGACTTTATGA
- the PBLD gene encoding phenazine biosynthesis-like domain-containing protein isoform X1 → MQISIFTVDAFTNRPFCGNPAAVCLLENHLDEGLHQKIATEMNLSETAFIRKLNPADDFTKSSCFGLRWFTPANEVPLCGHATLASAAVLFHIQKNTNSVLTFVTLSGELKTRREKDRIVLDLPLYSTYPQALEEVGELIKAAVGDMIVQDLRYSPDTKKLLARLSDAYERSVLEKLQVNAQQFLSAEKTGKVKGLILTLKGNSSGKDKGHDFYSRYFAPWYGILEDPVTGSAHAVLSSYWSEQLGKTEMLGKRDCFLGKLSIYLKATNFRINTIITPKYSNNSLSIFPS, encoded by the exons ATGCAGATTTCTATTTTTACGGTTGATGCTTTTACAAACAGGCCCTTTTGTGGAAACCCTGCAGCAGTTTGTCTGCTCgaaaat CACTTGGATGAAGGCTTGCACCAGAAAATTGCAACAGAAATGAATCTTTCTGAAACTGCCTTCATCAGAAAACTGAACCCTGCAGATGACTTTACCAAAA gttcCTGCTTTGGACTCAGATGGTTCACTCCAGCCAATGAAGTTCCTCTGTGTGGTCATGCTACACTTGCctcagctgctgttttgtttcacatACAAA AAAACACAAATTCAGTTCTTACTTTTGTCACTCTGAGTGGGGAATTAAAAACGAGACGAGAGAAAGATCGTATTGTCCTGGACTTACCACTTTACTCAACCTACCCACAG gcACTTGAGGAAGTAGGAGAGTTAATAAAG GCAGCTGTTGGTGACATGATCGTTCAAGATCTCCGTTATTCTCCTGACACAAAGAAGCTCCTGGCCCGCCTCAGTGATGCTTATGAAAG GTCTGTGTTGGAAAAACTGCAAGTGAACGCACAACAATTTCTATCAGCTGAAAAGACTGGAAAGGTGAAAGGACTCATACTCACTCTTAAGGGAAACTCCAGTGGAAAAGATAAAGGCCATGATTTTTACTCCAGATACTTTGCACCTTGGTATGGAATACTGGAAGACCCTGTTACAG GATCTGCCCATGCTGTTTTAAGCAGCTACTGgtcagagcagctggggaagacAGAAATGCTTGGTAAGAGGGACTGTTTTCTTGGAAAACTGtccatttatttaaaagctacCAACTTTAgaataaatacaattataaCCCCAAAATATAGTAATAACTCCCTATCCATTTTCCCATCATGA
- the ATOH7 gene encoding protein atonal homolog 7, with protein MKTCKSSNLDSGVESDSQCGSGPGYVVKCSSERMENAAKRRLAANARERRRMQGLNTAFDRLRKVVPQWGQDKKLSKYETLQMALSYIMALTRILAEAERYSTEREWISLHCEHFHPESYHHYAGQKMATDSDPYAQRIFSYHPDHFQIAN; from the coding sequence ATGAAAACCTGTAAATCCAGTAATTTGGATTCAGGTGTAGAATCAGACAGCCAGTGTGGAAGTGGACCAGGCTATGTTGTGAAGTGCAGCTCAGAAAGGATGGAGAACGCTGCCAAGAGAAGACTGGCTGCAAATGCCAGGGAGAGAAGACGGATGCAAGGACTGAACACAGCCTTTGATCGTTTGAGAAAGGTGGTTCCACAGTGGGGTCAGGATAAGAAGCTCTCCAAGTACGAGACCCTTCAGATGGCTTTGAGTTATATCATGGCTCTAACAAGAATACTTGCTGAAGCAGAAAGATACAGTACTGAAAGAGAATGGATAAGCCTTCACTGTGAACACTTTCATCCAGAGAGCTACCACCATTATGCGGGACAAAAAATGGCAACGGACAGTGATCCTTACGCACAGCGAATATTCAGCTATCACCCCGATCACTTTCAAATAGCTAATTAG